In a single window of the Nocardioides massiliensis genome:
- a CDS encoding TetR/AcrR family transcriptional regulator, whose protein sequence is MSAQARSKNGQRLPRGRHGLSPEEVAAQQRERILLACVEEVAERGYAETPVAAIIKTAGVSRETFYRLFDSRADCFLAALDAAAGLLLVVLGEGVEKAREAARTSRSAGFAAVLGPYLEGLASEPSLARVFLVEVYAAGPEAARRRARIQDDFATALVDVLDLSDPDDIFAAEALVAAVAARLTGLLTAGTVPDDDLGQAIRDLHAPFIRHAARAFGEPAVSPPE, encoded by the coding sequence ATGAGCGCTCAGGCCAGGTCCAAGAACGGTCAGCGCCTGCCTCGTGGTCGCCACGGCCTCAGCCCGGAGGAGGTCGCCGCGCAGCAACGCGAGCGCATCCTGCTCGCGTGCGTGGAGGAGGTCGCCGAGCGGGGATACGCCGAGACCCCCGTCGCGGCGATCATCAAGACCGCTGGCGTGTCCCGCGAGACGTTCTACCGGCTCTTCGACTCCCGCGCCGACTGCTTCCTCGCCGCCCTCGACGCTGCTGCGGGTCTCCTGCTGGTGGTGCTCGGCGAAGGCGTGGAGAAGGCCCGCGAGGCCGCACGCACCTCACGCAGCGCCGGCTTCGCGGCGGTGCTCGGCCCCTACCTCGAGGGCCTGGCGAGCGAGCCGTCCCTGGCCCGCGTCTTCCTCGTGGAGGTCTACGCCGCCGGCCCCGAGGCCGCGCGCCGCCGGGCCCGCATCCAGGACGACTTCGCGACCGCGCTCGTCGACGTCCTCGACCTGAGCGACCCCGACGACATCTTCGCCGCCGAGGCGCTCGTCGCCGCGGTCGCCGCCCGGCTCACCGGCCTGCTCACCGCCGGGACCGTCCCCGACGACGACCTCGGCCAGGCCATCCGCGACCTGCACGCCCCCTTCATCCGCCACGCTGCTCGCGCCTTCGGCGAGCCGGCAGTTTCACCGCCCGAGTAA
- a CDS encoding phospholipase D-like domain-containing protein: MTVFGLQLLLAISLTLVDSYRRRGKRPAKFPVTPPTAVEVEGGTVTTYTFGQDLYDDMLEAIAGARSRILFETYIWKGDAVGERFKRALTEAAERGVDVYVIYDGFANLVVPRRFKRFSPALRVLEFPVYNAGLRPFDLRRYGRDHRKILVVDDQVGFVGGYNVGTAYATEWRDTHCRITGPGVFDLSRAFADFWNLHRRSRGRMGRHVDRPLLLETVADWAPHIRVHRNVPRMWMFPIRSMYLEAINRAQHHIWMTHAYFIPDEDFVDSLVAAAQRGVDVRLLVPAKSNHVVADWLSRGYYSQLLAAGIRIFRYTGAMVHAKTATIDGSWSTIGTANIDRLSMTGNYEVNVEFIDPAMAAKMETIFRTDLGNCTELRADEWTARGIHRRFTEAVLAPLRPLL, translated from the coding sequence ATGACCGTCTTCGGCCTGCAGCTGCTCCTCGCGATCTCGCTGACCCTGGTGGACTCCTACCGCCGGCGCGGGAAGCGACCGGCGAAGTTCCCGGTCACGCCCCCGACGGCGGTGGAGGTCGAGGGCGGGACCGTCACGACGTACACCTTCGGGCAGGACCTGTACGACGACATGCTCGAGGCGATCGCGGGCGCCCGGTCGCGCATCCTCTTCGAGACCTACATCTGGAAGGGCGACGCGGTCGGGGAGCGCTTCAAGCGGGCGCTCACCGAGGCGGCCGAGCGCGGGGTGGACGTCTACGTCATCTACGACGGCTTCGCCAACCTCGTGGTGCCGCGGCGCTTCAAACGCTTCTCCCCCGCCCTCCGGGTGCTGGAGTTCCCCGTCTACAACGCCGGGCTGCGGCCCTTCGACCTGCGTCGCTACGGTCGCGATCACCGCAAGATCCTCGTCGTCGACGACCAGGTCGGCTTCGTCGGCGGCTACAACGTCGGTACGGCGTACGCCACCGAGTGGCGCGACACGCACTGCCGCATCACCGGTCCCGGCGTGTTCGACCTCAGTCGGGCGTTCGCCGACTTCTGGAACCTGCACCGCCGCAGCCGCGGCCGCATGGGGCGCCACGTCGATCGGCCGCTGCTGCTCGAGACCGTGGCGGACTGGGCGCCGCACATCCGGGTGCACCGCAACGTGCCGCGGATGTGGATGTTCCCGATCCGGTCGATGTATCTCGAGGCGATCAACCGCGCCCAGCACCACATCTGGATGACCCACGCCTACTTCATCCCCGACGAGGACTTCGTCGACAGTCTCGTCGCCGCTGCGCAGCGCGGGGTCGACGTACGCCTGCTGGTGCCGGCCAAGTCCAACCACGTGGTGGCCGACTGGCTCTCGCGCGGCTACTACTCCCAGCTGCTCGCCGCCGGGATCCGGATCTTCCGCTACACCGGCGCGATGGTCCACGCGAAGACCGCGACCATCGACGGCAGCTGGTCGACGATCGGCACGGCCAACATCGACCGGCTCAGCATGACCGGCAACTACGAGGTCAACGTCGAGTTCATCGACCCCGCCATGGCCGCGAAGATGGAGACCATCTTCCGCACCGACCTCGGCAACTGCACCGAGCTGCGCGCCGACGAGTGGACCGCGCGCGGGATCCACCGCCGCTTCACCGAGGCCGTGCTCGCTCCCCTGCGCCCCCTGCTCTGA
- the uvrB gene encoding excinuclease ABC subunit UvrB has translation MRPVTDLERKVAPFDVVSDYSPSGDQPAAIAEIERRIKAGEQDVVLLGATGTGKTATVAWVAERLQRPVLVMQPNKTLAAQFANELRQLFPHNAVEYFVSYYDYYQPEAYVPQTDTYIEKDSSINEEVERLRHSATNSLLTRRDVIVVSTVSCIYGLGTPQEYVDRMVRLRVGDDSLERDALLRRLVEIQYSRNDLNFARGTFRVRGDTLEIFPVYEELAIRVEFFGDEIERLMTLHPVTCEVLTEDTELYVFPASHYVAGPERMERAIAGIEAELAEQLEVFERQGKMLEAQRLRMRTTYDIEMMRQVGSCSGIENYSMHMDGRSRGSAPNTLLDYFPEDFLLVIDESHVAVPQIGGMYEGDMSRKRNLVEHGFRLPSAMDNRPLRWEEFLERIGQTIYLSATPGDYELAKTGGPANAVEQIIRPTGLVDPEVIIKPTKGQIDDLISEIRERADRNERVLVTTLTKKMSEDLTDYLLEAGIRTRYLHSEVDTLRRIELLRELRLGEYDVLVGINLLREGLDLPEVSLVAILDADKEGFLRSDKSLIQTIGRAARNVSGQVHMYADKITPSMESAIEETNRRREKQVAYNKLHGVDPQPLRKKIADITEMLAREEESTAELLAGWTKGDPAKPGSPVPVLGRAADTSQGAMPATELAALVQTLTDQMKAAAAELQFEVAARLRDEISDLKKELRQMMEATR, from the coding sequence ATGAGACCCGTCACCGACCTCGAGCGCAAGGTCGCCCCCTTCGATGTCGTCTCGGACTACTCGCCGTCGGGTGACCAGCCGGCTGCGATCGCCGAGATCGAGCGCCGCATCAAGGCCGGCGAGCAGGACGTCGTCCTGCTCGGTGCCACCGGCACGGGCAAGACCGCCACCGTCGCGTGGGTCGCCGAGCGGCTGCAGCGGCCGGTCCTGGTGATGCAGCCCAACAAGACCCTGGCGGCGCAGTTCGCCAACGAGCTGCGCCAGCTGTTCCCCCACAACGCGGTCGAGTACTTCGTCTCCTACTACGACTACTACCAGCCCGAGGCCTACGTCCCCCAGACCGACACCTACATCGAGAAGGACTCCTCCATCAACGAGGAGGTCGAGCGGCTGCGGCACTCGGCGACCAACTCGCTGCTGACCCGGCGCGACGTCATCGTGGTCTCGACGGTGTCGTGCATCTATGGCCTCGGCACGCCCCAGGAGTACGTCGACCGGATGGTCCGGCTGCGCGTCGGTGACGACTCGCTCGAGCGCGACGCGCTGCTGCGCCGACTGGTGGAGATCCAGTACTCCCGCAACGACCTCAACTTCGCTCGCGGCACCTTCCGCGTGCGCGGTGACACCCTCGAGATCTTCCCGGTCTACGAGGAGCTGGCGATCCGGGTCGAGTTCTTCGGCGACGAGATCGAGCGGCTGATGACGCTGCACCCGGTCACCTGTGAGGTGCTCACCGAGGACACCGAGCTCTACGTCTTCCCGGCGTCGCACTACGTCGCCGGCCCCGAGCGCATGGAGCGGGCGATCGCCGGCATCGAGGCCGAGCTGGCCGAGCAGCTCGAGGTCTTCGAGCGCCAGGGCAAGATGCTCGAGGCGCAGCGGCTGCGCATGCGCACGACCTACGACATCGAGATGATGCGTCAGGTCGGGTCCTGCTCCGGGATCGAGAACTACTCGATGCACATGGACGGCCGCAGCCGCGGCAGCGCGCCCAATACCCTGCTCGACTACTTCCCCGAGGACTTCCTGCTCGTCATCGACGAGTCCCACGTCGCCGTCCCACAGATCGGCGGGATGTACGAAGGCGACATGTCCCGCAAGCGCAACCTCGTCGAGCACGGCTTCCGCCTCCCCAGCGCGATGGACAACCGACCGCTGCGCTGGGAGGAGTTCCTCGAGCGGATCGGGCAGACGATCTACCTCTCCGCGACGCCGGGCGACTACGAGCTCGCCAAGACCGGTGGGCCTGCGAACGCCGTCGAGCAGATCATCCGCCCGACCGGCCTGGTCGACCCCGAGGTCATCATCAAGCCCACCAAGGGCCAGATCGACGACCTGATCTCCGAGATCCGCGAGCGCGCCGACCGCAACGAGCGGGTCCTCGTCACGACCCTGACCAAGAAGATGTCCGAGGACCTCACCGACTACCTCCTCGAGGCCGGCATCCGCACCCGCTACCTCCACAGCGAGGTCGACACGCTGCGCCGGATCGAGCTGCTGCGCGAGCTGAGGCTGGGGGAGTACGACGTTCTCGTCGGCATCAACCTGCTGCGCGAGGGTCTCGACCTGCCCGAGGTCTCGCTGGTGGCGATCCTCGACGCCGACAAGGAGGGCTTCCTGCGCTCCGACAAGTCGCTGATCCAGACGATCGGGCGCGCGGCACGCAACGTGTCGGGCCAGGTGCACATGTATGCCGACAAGATCACCCCGTCCATGGAGTCGGCGATCGAGGAGACCAACCGCCGGCGTGAGAAGCAGGTCGCCTACAACAAGCTGCACGGCGTCGACCCGCAGCCACTGCGCAAGAAGATCGCCGACATCACCGAGATGCTCGCCCGCGAGGAGGAGAGCACCGCGGAGCTGCTGGCCGGCTGGACCAAGGGTGACCCGGCGAAGCCCGGCTCGCCGGTCCCGGTCCTGGGCCGGGCGGCCGACACCTCGCAGGGCGCGATGCCCGCGACCGAGCTGGCGGCCCTGGTCCAGACCCTCACCGACCAGATGAAGGCGGCGGCCGCCGAGCTGCAGTTCGAGGTCGCGGCCCGCCTGCGCGACGAGATCAGCGACCTCAAGAAGGAGCTGCGGCAGATGATGGAGGCGACCCGCTGA
- a CDS encoding TerC family protein translates to MAESSSLTWWAVTIGIVVVLLTLDFIIAARKPHHVGMREATIWSVFYIVVALVFGLFVIWFHGGQAGTEYYAGYIVEKSLSVDNLFVFLIIMTKFSVPDVLQQRVLLFGIAAALVLRAIFILIGAAALSLFSFMFLVFGLFLIYTAVQLARHRNEEPDADNALVRWVQKVLPTTDEYHGTALTIKENGKRVVTPLLIVFVAIAGTDVLFALDSIPAVFGITRDPFIVFATNAFALLGLRALYFLIHGLLDKLVFLSIGLSIILGFIGVKLIITWIHEDINAAVPHVPTGISLSVILGILVITTVASLVYAKRHPEATPDVELSQVEGEALRED, encoded by the coding sequence GTGGCTGAAAGCTCGTCCCTGACATGGTGGGCAGTGACGATCGGCATCGTCGTCGTCCTGCTGACCCTCGACTTCATCATCGCTGCGCGCAAGCCGCACCACGTCGGCATGCGTGAGGCGACGATCTGGTCGGTGTTCTACATCGTCGTCGCGTTGGTCTTCGGGCTGTTCGTGATCTGGTTCCACGGCGGCCAAGCCGGTACGGAGTACTACGCCGGCTACATCGTCGAGAAGAGCCTGTCGGTCGACAACCTCTTCGTCTTCCTCATCATCATGACGAAGTTCTCGGTGCCCGACGTGCTCCAGCAACGCGTGCTGCTCTTCGGCATCGCTGCGGCGCTCGTCCTCCGCGCGATCTTCATCCTCATCGGGGCGGCGGCGCTGAGCCTGTTCTCCTTCATGTTCTTGGTCTTCGGGCTGTTCCTCATCTACACCGCGGTCCAGCTGGCGCGCCATCGCAACGAGGAGCCAGACGCCGACAACGCGCTGGTGCGATGGGTGCAGAAGGTCCTGCCGACGACGGACGAGTACCACGGCACCGCGCTGACCATCAAGGAGAACGGCAAGCGGGTCGTGACCCCGCTGCTGATCGTCTTCGTGGCGATCGCCGGCACCGACGTGCTGTTCGCCCTCGACTCGATCCCCGCCGTCTTCGGGATCACGCGCGACCCGTTCATCGTCTTCGCCACGAACGCCTTCGCGCTGCTGGGACTGCGCGCGCTCTACTTCCTCATCCACGGCCTGCTCGACAAGCTGGTCTTCTTGTCGATCGGCCTGTCGATCATCCTCGGGTTCATCGGCGTGAAGCTGATCATCACGTGGATCCACGAGGACATCAACGCGGCCGTCCCGCACGTGCCGACCGGCATCTCGCTGAGCGTGATCCTCGGCATCCTCGTCATCACCACCGTGGCGAGCCTGGTCTACGCCAAGCGGCACCCGGAGGCGACGCCCGACGTGGAGCTCTCCCAGGTCGAGGGCGAGGCTCTGCGCGAGGACTGA
- a CDS encoding carboxymuconolactone decarboxylase family protein → MTPRITPGDRRQIGIPAWLFAKAAGRVTGTGPPGIFTTLGRTRRLFWGWLLFAGGLMPGGTLPRRDTELVILRVAHVRDCDYERTHHEGLGRRVGLTDAEISRVAEGSQAPGWSERQQVLLEAAEELLERRALSDATWTALRAHLSERSCIEFLLLVGHYDMLATTLMTLGVVPDAPRGAPRR, encoded by the coding sequence ATGACCCCCCGGATCACCCCCGGGGACCGTCGCCAGATCGGCATCCCCGCCTGGCTCTTCGCCAAGGCGGCGGGGCGGGTCACCGGCACCGGTCCCCCGGGGATCTTCACCACGCTCGGCCGCACCCGGCGGCTCTTCTGGGGCTGGCTGCTGTTCGCCGGCGGCCTCATGCCGGGCGGCACCCTGCCGCGTCGGGACACCGAGCTCGTCATCCTCCGCGTCGCCCACGTGCGTGACTGCGACTACGAGCGCACCCACCACGAGGGACTCGGCCGGCGGGTCGGACTGACCGACGCGGAGATCAGCCGCGTGGCCGAGGGCTCGCAGGCGCCCGGGTGGAGCGAGCGCCAGCAGGTCCTGCTCGAGGCGGCCGAGGAGCTGCTCGAGCGCCGCGCGCTGAGCGACGCGACCTGGACCGCCCTGCGCGCCCACCTGAGCGAGCGCTCGTGCATCGAGTTCCTGCTTCTGGTGGGCCACTACGACATGCTTGCCACGACCCTGATGACGCTAGGGGTCGTCCCCGACGCCCCGCGGGGAGCACCGCGGCGATGA
- a CDS encoding SDR family oxidoreductase, whose protein sequence is MTRRPDLRSLRNRAVFITGAASGIGRATALRAAADGARLYLTDLRAGDLEQTVAEIRASGGQVDYFRAGDISDYETVRAMGEEITAAHGAMDVVMNIAGISSWGTVQSLDHARWRAMVEVNLMGPIHVIETFLPPMIDAGRGGHLVNVSSAAGLIGMPWHAAYSASKFGLRGVSEVLRFDLHRHGIGVSLVCPGAVATGLTETIDVAGIDTTAPRFAKARAHFVKRAASPDEAAVAILRGVAKNTYWVYTSFDIRLAHWAQRMVPPAYVLAMRAFNAGANRALPEVGRARRPELDRTTAAS, encoded by the coding sequence ATGACACGACGACCCGACCTGCGCTCCCTCCGCAACCGCGCGGTCTTCATCACCGGTGCCGCCAGCGGCATCGGTCGTGCCACTGCCCTGCGTGCCGCCGCGGACGGCGCGCGCCTCTACCTCACCGACCTGCGAGCCGGCGACCTCGAGCAGACGGTCGCCGAGATCCGCGCGAGCGGCGGCCAGGTCGACTACTTCCGTGCCGGTGACATCAGCGACTACGAGACCGTGCGCGCGATGGGTGAGGAGATCACTGCCGCCCACGGCGCGATGGACGTGGTCATGAACATCGCCGGCATCTCGTCGTGGGGCACGGTCCAGTCCCTCGACCACGCGCGGTGGCGCGCCATGGTCGAGGTCAACCTCATGGGTCCGATCCACGTCATCGAGACCTTCCTCCCACCGATGATCGACGCCGGTCGCGGTGGTCACCTCGTCAACGTCTCCTCGGCCGCCGGGCTCATCGGCATGCCCTGGCACGCCGCCTACAGCGCCAGCAAGTTCGGCCTGCGCGGGGTCTCGGAGGTGCTGCGCTTCGACCTGCACCGACACGGCATCGGGGTCAGCCTCGTGTGCCCCGGCGCCGTGGCGACAGGTCTCACCGAGACCATCGACGTCGCCGGCATCGACACCACCGCCCCGCGTTTCGCCAAGGCGCGCGCGCACTTCGTCAAGCGGGCGGCGAGCCCCGACGAGGCGGCCGTGGCCATCCTGCGCGGCGTCGCGAAGAACACCTACTGGGTCTACACCTCCTTCGACATCCGGCTGGCCCACTGGGCCCAGCGGATGGTGCCGCCGGCGTACGTCCTGGCGATGCGCGCCTTCAACGCAGGCGCCAACCGCGCCCTGCCCGAGGTCGGTCGCGCACGCCGGCCCGAGCTCGATCGCACGACGGCCGCGTCATGA
- a CDS encoding META domain-containing protein, whose amino-acid sequence MRLPIPLLLLLGLLVLTGCGSDTSARAGQEDDRLPDGSWTLIEARDAAGALALVDARPVTLEVADTEVRGQVCNTYFATAGASGDGPLLTGLGATEMGCLPASVMELESRYLAALGAVTGVERPGNALVLTGDAVRLTFEPAPAPATGD is encoded by the coding sequence GTGCGCCTCCCGATCCCGCTCCTGCTCCTCCTCGGCCTCCTGGTCCTCACCGGCTGCGGCTCCGACACCTCCGCCCGCGCCGGGCAGGAGGACGACCGGCTGCCCGACGGCTCCTGGACCCTCATCGAGGCGCGTGACGCTGCTGGTGCGCTCGCGCTCGTCGACGCCCGACCCGTGACCCTGGAAGTGGCCGACACCGAGGTGCGCGGCCAGGTCTGCAACACCTACTTCGCGACGGCGGGCGCATCCGGGGACGGTCCGCTGCTCACCGGGCTGGGAGCGACCGAGATGGGGTGCCTGCCCGCGTCGGTGATGGAGCTCGAGAGCCGCTACCTCGCCGCACTCGGCGCCGTCACCGGTGTCGAGCGTCCCGGGAATGCCCTCGTCCTGACCGGCGACGCGGTCCGGCTGACCTTCGAGCCCGCCCCCGCACCCGCCACCGGGGACTGA
- a CDS encoding MlaD family protein, which produces MKHKNVASIVGLVLTLVGCLVYLSTEILATPISSRPQTITVELERTGGLYEGSAVAYRGLRVGRVSSISLTPTGAEATLRITSPVDVPADTAAEVRSLSPVGEQFLDLQPASEGGPFLASGDRISGDAVDVPVSLASATGSLDRLLQQVDADDVQTVLTELAAATEGSQASLESLLDSTDELVTALDDVWPETRRLLTNGRTTLRTLAGSGPELRKLSRSAKLFAAFLRNFDPEFRDILEASPQQLATTQLLVRDLRRVLPDFTTSLHGLTDILAARTPHVRELLDMLTYGTSRFGSAFRDGYLHINLNIHGVEQCSYHTKELDPKTTKRRPLQRDGHCPMDSLVAKRGAQHAPGPVDYKD; this is translated from the coding sequence ATGAAGCACAAGAACGTCGCCAGCATCGTCGGGCTGGTGCTCACGCTGGTCGGGTGCCTGGTCTACCTCAGCACGGAGATCCTCGCGACGCCGATCTCCTCCAGGCCACAGACCATCACGGTCGAGCTCGAGCGCACGGGGGGTCTCTACGAGGGCTCCGCCGTCGCCTACCGCGGGCTGCGGGTCGGACGGGTCAGCAGCATCAGCCTCACGCCGACCGGTGCAGAGGCGACCCTGCGGATCACCAGCCCGGTCGACGTACCGGCCGACACCGCGGCGGAGGTGCGCAGCCTCTCCCCGGTCGGTGAGCAGTTCCTCGACCTCCAGCCGGCCTCCGAGGGTGGACCGTTCCTCGCGAGCGGGGACCGGATCTCCGGCGACGCGGTCGACGTGCCGGTGTCCCTGGCCTCGGCCACGGGCTCGCTCGACCGGCTCCTGCAGCAGGTGGACGCCGACGACGTGCAGACCGTGCTCACCGAGCTGGCCGCCGCGACCGAGGGCTCCCAGGCCTCCCTGGAGTCGTTGCTCGACTCCACTGACGAGCTGGTCACCGCGCTCGACGACGTGTGGCCCGAGACCCGCCGCCTGCTCACCAACGGCCGCACCACCCTGCGGACCCTCGCCGGCTCCGGGCCCGAGCTGCGCAAGCTGAGCCGCTCGGCGAAGCTGTTCGCGGCGTTCCTGCGCAACTTCGACCCGGAGTTCCGCGACATCCTCGAGGCGTCGCCACAACAGCTCGCGACCACCCAGCTGCTCGTGCGCGACCTGCGCCGGGTGCTGCCGGACTTCACCACCAGCCTGCACGGCCTGACCGACATCCTGGCCGCGCGTACGCCGCACGTGCGCGAGCTGCTCGACATGCTCACCTACGGCACCTCACGGTTCGGCTCGGCGTTCCGTGACGGCTACCTGCACATCAACCTCAACATCCACGGCGTCGAGCAGTGCTCCTACCACACCAAGGAGCTGGACCCGAAGACCACGAAGCGCCGCCCCCTGCAGCGCGACGGCCACTGCCCGATGGACAGCCTGGTCGCCAAGCGTGGCGCCCAGCATGCCCCCGGCCCGGTGGACTACAAGGACTGA
- a CDS encoding MCE family protein: MTRDRTRRGWLRRGALAVAAAVVISGCGTTASDLPLPGTRAAEGSYEISAIFDDALNLEVGAQVRIDGLPVGRVTRLGTRDFRAEVVMAIDPDVELTSEATARLRSTTALGELFVQVDPADGGEVLGDGDELTPARTSVAATVEDTLAAASMLINGGSLGQVQTIVEELNTAVGGRRASAKQLLTETETFLTEANRSTAAIDRTLTTLRDAGALLDRREQSINTALTEIAPAARVLRRNTDDLVGLLETSDELARTGDQVVRAIRDDFTQVVEQLHPVLDELLTISDQVGPGLEATARFSRLFDAAVPSDFLNLHFILGTRITVGNPSLPIPEIEVPDLPLLPGLPDIGIPGGIIDLLPGLADLLRPGGGKTTAPQSELPGLGSILGNLGKLGITSELGAGAEGADPGKPGGAQGTKPEPAPAGGLAGIVDSLVGGLQDLIGGRR, translated from the coding sequence ATGACACGCGACAGGACCCGCCGAGGATGGTTGCGACGCGGCGCGCTCGCCGTGGCCGCCGCGGTCGTGATCAGCGGTTGTGGCACGACCGCCTCCGACCTCCCGCTGCCGGGCACCCGGGCGGCCGAGGGCTCCTACGAGATCTCCGCGATCTTCGACGACGCCCTCAACCTCGAGGTCGGCGCCCAGGTCCGCATCGACGGGCTGCCGGTCGGCCGGGTCACCCGGCTGGGCACGCGGGACTTCCGAGCCGAGGTCGTCATGGCCATCGACCCCGACGTCGAGCTGACCTCGGAGGCGACGGCGCGCTTGCGCTCGACCACCGCGCTCGGCGAGCTGTTCGTGCAGGTGGACCCCGCCGACGGCGGTGAGGTGCTGGGCGACGGTGACGAGCTCACCCCGGCGCGTACGTCGGTGGCCGCGACGGTCGAGGACACGCTCGCTGCCGCGTCGATGCTCATCAACGGCGGCAGCCTCGGGCAGGTGCAGACGATCGTCGAGGAGCTCAACACCGCGGTCGGCGGCCGGCGCGCGAGCGCCAAGCAGCTGCTGACCGAGACGGAGACGTTCCTGACCGAGGCGAACCGCAGCACGGCCGCGATCGACCGCACGCTCACCACACTGCGCGACGCCGGTGCGCTGCTCGACCGGCGCGAGCAGTCGATCAACACGGCGCTCACCGAGATCGCGCCGGCGGCGCGCGTGCTGCGCCGCAACACCGACGACCTGGTGGGCCTGCTCGAGACCTCGGACGAGCTCGCCCGCACCGGGGACCAGGTGGTGCGGGCGATCCGCGACGACTTCACCCAGGTCGTGGAGCAGCTGCACCCCGTCCTCGACGAGCTGCTGACTATCTCCGACCAGGTCGGTCCCGGGCTCGAGGCCACCGCGCGCTTCTCGCGGCTCTTCGACGCGGCGGTGCCCAGTGACTTCCTCAACCTGCACTTCATCCTCGGCACCCGGATCACCGTCGGCAACCCGAGTCTGCCGATCCCCGAGATCGAGGTCCCCGACCTGCCGCTGCTCCCGGGCCTCCCCGACATCGGGATCCCGGGCGGCATCATCGACCTGCTCCCGGGCCTCGCGGACCTGCTGCGTCCCGGTGGTGGCAAGACCACGGCGCCGCAGTCGGAGCTGCCCGGCCTGGGGAGCATCCTCGGGAACCTCGGCAAGCTCGGCATCACCTCCGAGCTCGGCGCCGGTGCCGAGGGCGCGGACCCGGGCAAGCCGGGTGGTGCGCAGGGCACGAAGCCCGAGCCCGCACCCGCCGGTGGTCTGGCCGGCATCGTCGACTCGCTCGTGGGTGGCCTGCAGGACCTGATCGGAGGACGACGATGA
- a CDS encoding MCE family protein produces MTTRRTTSSWPRRAGVLVSVLAFVASVSGCFAQSSPMQVTAWFDDVAGLFVDNDVAVRGVPVGRVSEITPRGDLVEVTLELDPETSVPADAAAVIANRSVATDRYVELTPADPEGPRLEDGDVIDIDRTRNPVEFDDLLATLEEVASGLSGKKPAQAIRRFLSTSADTLEGTGTTFNETIRTLAGAMDGLSGNRDALTGTVSELDRLTAALASNDETVREFMTSVSDAADLLADERDNIGESLRALSAALGELNTFVRDNRTELRSSLTGLTKVTNSLLKHQSALHEIVEVLPLTMRNVGDAIGKEGPYEDRLNVRLPPTYLVPENHLVREICDALPVRLCPLLGTSPSLQQLLEILGGIGR; encoded by the coding sequence ATGACCACCCGACGTACGACCTCGAGCTGGCCGCGACGTGCGGGCGTCCTGGTGAGTGTGCTCGCCTTCGTCGCCTCCGTCTCGGGCTGCTTCGCCCAGAGCTCGCCGATGCAGGTGACGGCGTGGTTCGACGACGTCGCCGGCCTGTTCGTCGACAACGACGTCGCCGTGCGCGGGGTCCCCGTGGGCCGGGTCAGCGAGATCACGCCGCGGGGCGACCTCGTGGAGGTGACGCTCGAGCTCGACCCGGAGACCTCGGTGCCCGCGGACGCCGCAGCGGTGATCGCCAACCGCTCGGTCGCCACCGACCGCTACGTCGAGCTCACCCCGGCCGACCCGGAGGGCCCACGCCTCGAGGACGGCGACGTCATCGACATCGACCGCACCCGCAACCCGGTCGAGTTCGATGACCTGCTCGCCACGCTCGAGGAGGTGGCCAGCGGCCTGTCGGGCAAGAAGCCCGCCCAGGCGATCCGCCGGTTCCTCTCGACCAGCGCCGACACGCTCGAGGGCACCGGCACCACCTTCAACGAGACGATCCGCACCCTGGCCGGTGCGATGGACGGGCTGTCGGGCAACCGCGACGCCCTCACGGGCACGGTCTCGGAGCTGGACCGCCTGACCGCCGCGCTCGCCAGCAACGACGAGACCGTGCGCGAGTTCATGACCAGCGTCTCCGACGCCGCCGACCTGCTCGCGGACGAGCGGGACAACATCGGCGAGTCGCTGCGGGCGCTGTCGGCGGCGCTCGGCGAGCTCAACACGTTCGTGCGTGACAACCGCACGGAGCTGCGGTCCTCGCTCACGGGGCTGACGAAGGTCACCAACAGCCTGCTGAAGCACCAGAGCGCGCTGCACGAGATCGTCGAGGTCCTGCCTCTCACCATGCGCAACGTGGGCGACGCCATCGGCAAGGAAGGACCCTACGAGGACCGCCTCAACGTCCGCCTCCCACCGACGTACCTCGTGCCGGAGAACCACCTCGTCCGCGAGATCTGCGACGCGCTGCCGGTGCGCCTGTGCCCGCTGCTCGGCACGTCGCCGTCGCTGCAGCAGCTCCTGGAGATCCTCGGAGGTATCGGCCGATGA